Proteins co-encoded in one Nicotiana sylvestris chromosome 7, ASM39365v2, whole genome shotgun sequence genomic window:
- the LOC104244768 gene encoding uncharacterized protein At4g06598-like, whose product MANSKGASSMRNMVYNGKSSLLPPKSPFPSISPSYVDYVPSSAVTQKGISKSRDGSHHQRTSSESCLIEEQPFWLDDLLNEPETPVRRGGHRRSSSDSFTYHAAANIAHLDYIAQDDNKFRNLTPVPSWGSQDFDYYKDARHATFHVDQNFSNRQKNRARDASPNAIQHHRGRPPFRENVKTHSLGASCPPQEGERPKSAGSDKQDLVESVPPNPVGSGEKKDSSHSKSSASESDTKRAKQQFAQRSRVRKLQYISELERTVQALQAEGSEVSAELEFLNQQSLILSMENKALKQRLENLAQEQLIKYLEHEVLEKERGRLRALYQQQQLPQSQQQQQSSSSHRRTTSRDLDQQLADLSLKHKDGSGQLHM is encoded by the exons ATGGCAAATTCCAAGGGGGCATCTAGCATGAGAAATATGGTGTACAATGGAAAGAGCTCTTTACTGCCTCCTAAAAGTCCGTTTCCTAGCATTTCCCCCTCGTATGTTGATTATGTCCCTAGTTCTGCTGTCACCCAAAAAGGCATTTCAAAATCTAGAGATGGTTCACACCATCAGCGCACTTCTTCTGAAAGCTGTCTTATAGAGGAGCAACCATTTTGGTTGGATGATCTTCTTAACGAGCCGGAAACTCCAGTACGCAGAGGTGGCCATCGACGTTCATCTAGTGACTCCTTTACATATCATGCTGCTGCTAACATTGCACACTTAGATTACATAGCTCAAGATGATAACAAATTCAGAAATTTAACTCCTGTCCCTTCCTGGGGATCCCAAGACTTTGATTATTACAAAGATGCTCGGCATGCCACATTTCATGTCGATCAAAACTTCTCAAATCGGCAAAAGAATAGGGCAAGGGATGCTTCTCCAAATGCAATACAACATCACCGTGGCCGGCCCCCTTTTAGGGAAAATGTCAAGACTCACAGCTTGGGAGCATCATGTCCTCCACAAGAAGGAGAGAGGCCCAAATCTGCAGGAAGCGACAAgcaggatttagttgaatctgtCCCTCCTAATCCAGTGGGATCAGGTGAAAAAAAGGATTCTTCTCACAGCAAGAGTTCTGCATCAGAAAGTGACACGAAACGTGCAAAGCA ACAGTTTGCTCAACGATCGCGAGTTCGGAAGCTTCAATACATATCTGAGCTGGAAAGAACTGTACAAGCTCTGCAG GCTGAAGGTTCTGAAGTGTCCGCTGAGCTTGAATTCCTTAACCAGCAGAGCCTTATTCTAAGCATGGAGAATAAAGCCTTAAAGCAGCGCTTAGAAAATTTAGCTCAAGAACAGCTGATAAAGTATT TGGAGCATGAAGTACTGGAAAAAGAAAGGGGAAGACTACGAGCATTGTACCAGCAGCAGCAACTGCCACAGTcgcagcagcaacagcaatcATCTTCCAGCCATCGACGCACGACAAGTAGGGATCTTGATCAGCAATTGGCAGACCTATCTTTGAAACACAAAGATGGTTCAGGCCAACTTCACATGTGA
- the LOC138873468 gene encoding uncharacterized protein, whose protein sequence is MWENERDEDDGPPTWEEFEGAFMANFIPEEDREAKATEFEQLKQGNKSVQEYYMEFIRLAKHAPHMVKTEKAKIHRFIGSLAYHIKDTTSVAAVGMTAFSSVVGFSKNLERDRQQRREEKEHNKKAQTAGRFNGTSSGGGRDSSNKKSLAPSQSSHQSGGGSSFRRQCKLEFHGCYHCGDIGHIKANCPKLRRNFSGGSTRPSSSSATAVAPPQAHGSHNQTKHEAGRGSTFSYVTPYFAINLGLEPEQLSEPFLVSTPVGESVKVTRVYTGCIVSLQGRNIKADLIELEMVDFDVIMVMSFGLTNAPAAFMDLMNRVFKPFLDTFIIMFIDDILVYTKIKEDYAEHLRITLQTLKENEFYAKFSKCEFWLQSVAFLGHVVSSEGIKVDPQKTEAVKNWHRPTMPNEIRSFLGLAGYYRRVLKLNDRLCVPDVDGIRKAIMEEAHSSRYSIHPGATKMYLDLKELYWRKGIKKQVADYEAKCLNCQQVKAEHRRPGGLAQEFAYNNSYQASIGMTPYEALYRRRCRSPVGWFEAIEVPLIGPEFVCEALEKVQLIRERLRAAQNRQKSYSDKRHRELEFIVGDKVFLKVSPMKEVMRFDSR, encoded by the exons atgtgggaaaatgaaagagatgaagatgatggtccgcctacttgggaagaatttgaagGGGCCTTCATGGCTAATTTTATCCCAGAAGAGGATAGGGAAGCTAAGGCTACAGAGTTCGAACAACTCAAACAAGGGAATAAAAGTGTGCAAGAGTACTACATGGAATTCATAAGGTTGGCTAAGCATGCTCCTCACATGGTTAAGACAGAAAAAGCAAAGATTCACAGGTTTATTGGCAGTTTGGCTTACCACATTAAGGATACAACATCAGTTGCAGCGGTAGGAATGACAGCTTTCTCCTCTGTCGTGGGGTTCTCCAAGAACTTAGAAAGAGACAGACAacaaaggagagaagaaaaagagcataACAAGAAAGCCCAGACAGCGGGCAGGTTTAATGGTACATCCAGTGGAGGTGGAAGGGATTCCTCTAATAAGAAGTCATTAGCACCATCTCAGTCCAGTCATCAGTCAGGTGGTGGGTCTTCCTTCAGAC GTCAGTGCAAGCTCGAGTTTCATGGTTGCTACCATTGTGGAGACATTGGTCATATAAAGGCCAACTGCCCAAAGTTGCGACGTAATTTTAGTGGTGGATCAACTCGTCCTTCTAGTTCCTCAGCTACTGCAGTTGCACCACCTCAGGCTCATGGTTCTCATAATCAGACTAAACATGAAGCAGGCAGAG GTTCAACGTTTTCATATGTgactccatactttgcaattaaccTCGGACTAGAACCTGAACAACTTAGTGAGCCATTCCTAGTATCTACTCCAGTTGGCGAGTCAGTGAAAGTCACCAGAGTCTATACAGGTTGTATAGTTTCACTCCAAGGTCGCAACATCAAAGCCGATCTCATAGAGttagaaatggtggattttgatgtgatcatgg tgatgtccttcggattgacaaatgctccagctgcattcatggaTCTCATGAACAGAGTTTTCAAGCCATTCCTGGATACCTTTATTATTATGTTTATAGACGATATATTGGTGTACACTAAGATCAAGGAAGATTATGCAGAACACCTCAGAATAACCTTGCAGACCTTGAAGGAGAATGAGttttatgccaagttttcaaaatgtgagttttggttgcagtcagtggcattcttaggccacgtggtatctagtgaaggaataaaagtagaccctcagaagacagaagcagtcaagaactggcatAGGCCGACAATGCCAAACGaaatcaggagtttcttggggttagctggctactatagaag agttttgaagttgaatgatcggTTATGTGTGCCTGATGTAGATGGTATTAGGAAGGCCATAATGGAGGAAGCTCATAGTTCGAGGTACTCTATCCACCCAGGTGCTACCAAAATGTATCTAGATTTGAAAGAGTTGTATTGGAGGAAAGGCATAAAGAAACAAGTAGCAGATTATGAGGCTAAATGTTTAAATTGCCAGCAAGTCAAAGCCGAGCATCGGAGGCCTGGTGGCCTAGCTCAAG aatttgcttacaataacagctatcaggcCAGCATTGGTATGACTCCTTATGAAGCGTTGTATAggcggagatgtaggtctccagtgggttggtttgaagcGATAGAGGTGCCGTTGATTGGTCCAGAGTTTGTTTGTGAGGCCTTGGAGAAAGTTCAACTAATTAGAGAAAGACTTAGAGCGGCTCAGAATCGTCAAAAGTCTTATTCTGACAAGAGGCATCGTGAGTTAGAGTTCATAGTTGGTGATAAGGTGTTTTtaaaagtttcaccaatgaaagaagttatgaggtttg ATTCTCGTTAG
- the LOC138873467 gene encoding uncharacterized protein, which translates to MVGENVLLKVSPMKGIMRFRKKGKLSPRFIGPFEVLRRVGDVAYELALPPSQSEVHPVFHVFVLWRYHADRSHVLDYSTVQLDESLGYEEEPVAIFDRQVLVLSSSVRDSDPRNSSAW; encoded by the exons ATGGTAGGCGAGAatgttctcttgaaagtctcgccgatgaaggggatcatgaggttcaggaagaagggcaagttaagcccaaGGTTCATAGGTCCATTTGAGGTATTGAGGAGAGTTGGAGatgttgcttatgagcttgctttgcctcccAGTCAATCGGAGGTTCATCCAGTTTTCCACGTATTTGTGCTCTGGAGGTATCATGCCGACAGGTCACATGTGTTAGACTATAGCACAGTTCAACttgatgagagtttgggttatgaggaggaacCAGTTGCCATTTTTGACaggcag GTTTTGGTGTTATCAAGTTCTGTTAGGGATTCTGATCCTAGGAATAGTTCCGCATGGTAA
- the LOC138873469 gene encoding uncharacterized protein, producing MAGMLAGVECARRRKFHKNSGLLDSSYNTSVFSSTRKSFLCLYTSSHEHILSSSFSKERSATSQEYEDEKLGEVAREAKQRLDERLSAQWKSQDKRGVKGLKRLGQWSGVIC from the coding sequence ATGGCAGGTATGCTTGCTGGTGTTGAATGTGCTAGAagaagaaagtttcataaaaacAGTGGCTTATTAGATTCATCATATAATACATCTGTTTTTTCATCCACAAGGAAGTCTTTTCTTTGTCTCTACACAAGCAGCCATGAACATATTCTTAGCTCAAGCTTTTCTAAGGAAAGAAGTGCAACAAGCCAAGAATATGAAGATGAGAAACTAGGAGAAGTTGCTAGAGAAGCCAAGCAAAGGCTAGATGAGAGGCTCAGTGCCCAATGGAAATCACAAGATAAGAGGGGTGTTAAGGGATTGAAAAGGCTGGGACAATGGAGCGGGGTGATTTGCTGA